A genomic window from Elaeis guineensis isolate ETL-2024a chromosome 3, EG11, whole genome shotgun sequence includes:
- the LOC105035162 gene encoding protein TIFY 6b — translation MERDFLGLNAQDSGPPPKEDGRGSRQDSVYMGSSAMQWPFLNKTAAMQPFMSFKQHEERPRKIVFDQFSSGFQPISTVDAFETSYKSSLALAPQKSFSLDRQGIHQYGIHASSFGASAHQSNEPRMFPVVAHHSIPVATSGPFFKVQGAPSGPNLAVTPLKPQPFGGLAVSAPVGGSVVGALAQRSGTKPASTTAQLTIFYAGAVNVYDDVPLDKAQAIMLLASKGSNVTSNAANPRYEAPASVLTKVAGSDGLSTNQNQTPTPSHVASPCSGLSSPLSVASQTGPHSGSRSAANDDTAVVKSLGLLAPTSQTEPSKTLTAASGSTSAETIMPRAVPQARKASLARFLEKRKERVTSVMPYSCVKKSPENAAGLESANVSSKSSSVDIALSSNREDRGVWANRRIVQIAGSPQVQN, via the exons ATGGAGAGGGACTTTCTGGGACTAAATGCCCAGGATTCCGGGCCGCCGCCGAAGGAGGACGGCAGGGGGAGCCGCCAGGATTCAG TCTACATGGGAAGTTCTGCCATGCAGTGGCCTTTCTTGAACAAGACCGCTGCTATGCAGCCGTTTATGTCCTTCAAACAACATGAAGAGAGGCCAAGGAAGATTGTATTTGATCAGTTCTCTTCTGGATTTCAGCCAATATCTACTGTCGATGCCTTTGAGACCAGTTACAAGTCCTCCCTTGCATTAGCACCACAG AAATCCTTCAGTCTTGATAGACAAGGCATCCACCAATATGGCATTCATGCGAGCTCCTTTGGTGCTTCTGCTCACCAGTCAAACGAGCCTAGAATGTTCCCAGTCGTTGCACATCACTCCATCCCGGTTGCCACGAGCGGCCCTTTCTTCAAGGTCCAAGGTGCACCAAGTGGTCCAAATCTTGCAGTCACCCCATTAAAGCCGCAGCCTTTTGGAGGGCTTGCAGTCAGTGCCCCTGTTGGGGGTTCTGTGGTTGGAGCCCTTGCTCAAAG GAGTGGAACCAAGCCAGCTTCCACTACTGCACAGTTAACAATATTTTATGCGGGTGCGGTGAATGTCTATGACGATGTCCcactggacaag GCTCAAGCAATTATGTTGCTAGCAAGCAAGGGATCTAATGTGACCTCGAATGCTGCAAATCCACGATATGAAGCACCTGCATCGGTCCTGACAAAAGTAGCAGGATCTGATGGTTTAAGTACAAATCAGAACCAGACCCCTACACCGAGCCATGTGGCTTCACCTTGCTCGGGCCTTTCTAGCCCGCTATCAGTTGCTTCTCAAACAGGGCCTCACTCTGGTAGTCGTTCTGCTGCCAATGATGATACTGCTGTAGTTAAATCTCTTGGTTTATTGGCTCCCACAAGCCAAACTGAGCCTTCAAAAACTCTCACTGCTGCATCAGGCTCTACTTCTGCTGAAACTATCATGCCAAGAG CTGTACCCCAAGCTCGGAAGGCATCATTAGCCCGGTTCttggagaaaagaaaggaaag GGTGACAAGTGTGATGCCTTACTCTTGCGTCAAGAAATCCCCAGAAAATGCTGCAGGCCTTGAGTCTGCTAATGTATCCAGCAAATCCTCATCAGTCGATATTGCCTTGTCAAGCAATCGGGAGGATCGTGGTGTTTGGGCCAACAGAAGAATAGTGCAGATAGCGGGGAGTCCCCAAGTACAAAATTAG